The DNA window CAGGCGAGCTGACGCCGGACCTCGGCTGCCACCCGGCCACCCTCCGCGCGGCCCGCAACGGCGGCCTGAGCCGCCTTCATGGCCGGGCCCATCTGCGCCTTGCCGCTGAAGCCACCGGACGTGAGCGCCTGGGTCACGATCTCGGCGATCTCCTCGTCGGTCAGCTGCTTCGGCAGGTACCGGTCCAGCACCTCGCCCTCGGCGGTCTCCTTCGCCGCCTGGTCGGCCCGGCCCGCCCCGGAGAACGCGGTAGCGGCCTCACGCCGCTTCTTCGCCTCCTTGGTGAGCACCGCCAGCACCTCGTCGTCGGAGAGCTCACGGGCCTCGTCGCCGGCCACCTCGGCGGTGCGCACGGCGGACAGCGCCATCCGCAGCGTGGAGGTGATCAGCTCGTCCCGGGACTTCATGGCGGCGTG is part of the Actinoplanes missouriensis 431 genome and encodes:
- a CDS encoding GatB/YqeY domain-containing protein, with translation MGTLKDRLNDDLHAAMKSRDELITSTLRMALSAVRTAEVAGDEARELSDDEVLAVLTKEAKKRREAATAFSGAGRADQAAKETAEGEVLDRYLPKQLTDEEIAEIVTQALTSGGFSGKAQMGPAMKAAQAAVAGRAEGGRVAAEVRRQLA